The region AATAAAGATATTATATGCGTTATTTAATGCTGGTGAAATGTGTGTTTGCGATATTTCGTACGTTCTTGGTAAAACACAGTCAGCTATTTCTCACCAATTGAGAATTTTAAGACAAGCAAAATTGGTAAAGTTTAGAAAGGAAGGCAAGGTTGTTTTTTATTCACTAAATGATGAGCATGTAAAAGAGATCCTTGACGTTGGATATTCTCATATCAAAGAGGAATAATTATATATTTTATCTAATACATCTGAATAGTTGTTCAATTGTTCATATATTAAAAGATTTTGAAATGGATGAATACAATTTGGAGGGATTCCATGAAAAAGAAAGAATTGATCTTAGAAGGCCTTAGTTGTGCTAATTGTGCAGTAAAGATTGAAGAAGAAATAAAAAAATTAGAAGGCGCTAACGATGTTAGTATAAATTTTGTTACTAAAACGTTGAAAGTTAATGTTGATGATGAAAACAAGCTTAAAGAGATAGAAAAAATAGTTAAAGAGATTGAGCCAGATGTTAAAGTGTATGATAAAGACAAAATTCAAAAAAGTTTCCAAAAAAAGAATGAACTAGATGATCATGAAAATAAATTTAATAAAAGGGATGAAATTTCAAGGTTGTTGTATAGTTTAACAATTTTTATAATTGCTATACTAGTTAAAGAACCTTTTGGTTTAAAATTGTCTTTGTTTATTGTTTCTTATATTATTTCCGGATGGAAGGTACTATATCGTTCGTTTATCAACATAAAAAAAGGCTTGATTTTTGATGAAAATTTTCTTATGAGTATTGCGACAATTGGGGCATTCTCGATTGGACAATTTGCGGAAGCAGTAGGAGTTATGATTTTTTATGAGATTGGAGAGTTGCTACAAGCTCTTGCTGTGGATAATTCAAGACGATCAATAAAATCATTGCTTGAGATAAGACCAGACTATGCAAATCTTTTAGATGATGGGAGAACTTATAAAGTTGCACCACAAGAGGTCAGTGTAGGACAATTAATTTTGGTTAAGCCCGGAGAAAGAATTCCACTAGACGGGGTAGTAATAAGAGGATCTACAATGGTAGATACTTCAGCCCTAACTGGTGAACCTGTTCCAAAGACAATTAAAGAAGGCGATGAGGTATTAAGTGGATTTGTGAATCTTAATGGTTCAATTACCGTAAAAGTTGAGAAAGAATACAGTCAGTCTACTTACTCTAAGATATTAGAGATAGTTGAAACTACAGCAAGTAAGAAAGCAAGAACAGAAAAGATTATCTCAAAATTTGCAAGGTATTATACACCAATTGTTGTATTTTCTGCAATTGCTTTAGCTATTCTTCCACCATTAGTATTCGGAGGACCGTTTAAACAATGGTTGTATAGGGCTTTAGTTTTTCTTGTTATTTCGTGTCCCTGTGCTTTAGTGTTGTCAATTCCATTAGGGTACTTTGCTGGGATTGGTAAGCTATCTAAAAAAGGAGTGCTTGTTAAAGGTGGAAACTATCTTGAAACATTAAAAAATCTAGATACAATTATTTTTGATAAAACTGGGACTCTCACCGAAGGTGTATTCGAGGTTACAGAAGTTAAGGCGTATAATGGTATAAATAATAATGAACTTTTGAAGATAGCAGCCTATGCGGAAAGCCATTCCAATCATCCAATTGCAACATCAATCAAGGAATATTATAACGATAATATAGATGAAAAGTTAATACAGGAATATCAAGAGATAGTTGGAAAAGGGGTTAGGGCTAAAATAAATGGTGAGACAGTATTAGTTGGTAATATGGATTTTATGCTGGAAAATGGTGTTGATATCCCTACAATAGAACCAAACGGTACTATTGTATATGTTGGTATTAATAATATTTTTGCGGGATATATTAAGATATCAGATAAAATTAGACCACAAACAAAGGATACCATCAATAAGTTGAAAGAGTTAGGAATTAAAAAGACCGTGTTGTTGACGGGCGATAATGAAGAAACAGCAAAAAGGGTAGCATTAGAGCTTGGTGTGGATGAATACTATGCGAATTTACTTCCAGAAGATAAAGTAACTCTTTTAGAAAGGTATTTAAGCGATAAACCTTCTGTTGCTTTTGTTGGAGATGGAATTAATGATGCCCCCGTTCTTGCACGATCAGATGTTGGAATTGCAATGGGAGGATTAGGTTCTGATGCAGCTATAGAAGCAGCAGATGTAGTTATTATGGAAGATGATATTTCTAGAATAATCGATGCTATAAATGTTTCACGAAAAACTATTAACATTATATGGCAAAATATAATATTTATTTTAGCGGTAAAGATTTTATTTCTTATCTTAGGAGCTTTAGGATTGGCAAATATGTGGGGAGCAGTATTTGCAGATGTTGGGGTATCTCTATTGGCTGTGTTTAATTGTATGAGGATTTTAAAATAACGAAGATAGGAATTAATTAAGCTTAAGTATAGAGTCCAAGTTTATTTTATCTAAAATAGAATGTTCTATCGATAATATTATTTGTGTATTATTAATTTACTAAAATACAGTCCAAGGGATATTTTGTTTTCCTCAATTAGATATGTCTTTAGCTCCTGCTTCTATGACTCTTTTTATCTGATTTATGGTGTAATTGGTATTGTAAAAAGAAGTTTAAATTTAGTCGATTTATATAATTGAATTATAATTTTGGGATCTAAAAAAATCTAAAAAGCTTAATTTATTGTTTTTGTCGTATAATCTTGTAATGAAGCAATTTTATTATTAGTGACTTTAGAAATTAAGATTTTCTAAGAATGGGGTTTTGAATTTAAAATGGGTCTAAGGCGGAGCCCTCCCCTCCCAGGTACAAGTGCCGAAAAGTTGAGGAGCTATTTGTAAAAATAATCAAATCCCAAACCTAAATATAATAAGAATTTTAGAATTTCTAGAGTAAGTTAATTTTATTTTTAAGTGTGGGTATATAATGATCAGTATAGATGTTATAGGTGACATTTTTTTAGATATCTACATTATTCAAGAACAAGGAGAAGATATTCATAAATCTGAGATATACATGTTTCCTGGTGGTTCTAGGCTTATTATTGCGATAGGTTTAGCCAAACGAGGTTATAACGTTAGATTGATTGGTAATGTCGGTAACGATTTTGTAGGAGATTATCTTATTAAAATATTGACGAGGTATGGTGTAGATGTTGATTATGTTCAAAGAATGGATATGCGCACACCTTTATTTGTTAATATTAATGAAAAGCCTATAGCGATTGATAGACAGCTGCTTGATTGTGATGTATTGCTTCCTAATAATAAATCAGACTATTTGTTCATTACTACTGAGATAAGTGAAGAGGTTATTAATAGAGATCTGTTTTCATATTACAAAAAGGTGTTCTTTGATATTGGACCAAGGTCAAAAATTATCTCTAATAATCATAAAAAATATAATAATGTTCTTTACATCGGAAACGAAAAAGAATGTAAAGAACTTCCATTTACTTGTGATGTTATAAAACTAGGAGTCAACCACCCACCGCCTATAGAGGTGGGGGCTTGTAGAAATACAAGCTCGGTTGATTAGCCTATGTCATTAGCTTTTGCTAATGATTAGTTATAGCAGAATATATAGTCACCGTGGGATGCTCCACAAGTCCCATGCTCTGAGGGTAATGGTTAAACATCTCTGAGGGGTAGGAGAAGTGCTGTTACCATTAAACCTGCTATAACATTGGCGATGTGGACCTACAGGCTTCGGCCTGACTTACCTTGATGGAGGTAAATTGTATGGAATGAAGCCTGTTCAAAAACCATTAAAGGACGCAACATTTATGTCTACTATAAGATGGAAATTGGTCAATGCGCTGATGTGTGACTACACTTACGGTTATATTACAAAATCCAAAAGAGTAAGTCTTGGTTTGGAAAAGACACATTATAACGATGCATTTTGCATAGCAGGTGGAATTAATCAACAGAGAATAGAACCTATCTATTTTGAGCAAATTAGGAGAAACAATCGTTCACTCGAAAAGTTCTATGATGCAAAATATGTTGATATAAGAGATAAGTCTATTAAAACAGGACAAGAGCTTTTCTGTGGTATAAGGACACGGAACAAAAACTTAAATGAAGAAAATCTTCATAAGTATCGTGGAGCTAAAAAATCAAAAGGCAGAAGAAATATTCGTAAGCAAAGATACGCTTATCAGCCTAAAGATATCGTTATCTTTGAGAGCAAAAAATATTCAGTTCAAGGTGTACAGAACAAAGGTAAATATATTAAGCTAATGGAAATGTCTAAGCCAGTCAAAACAGATTTAGTTAAGCCCTATATGTTTAGGAAAGGATTTAGTGTGTTTTATAACTGCAATTCATCCCCAACTTACAGAAGTGGGAGTCTTCTTGCAGGAAAATGATAAAAAGTTATATAGGAGAAACGTTGCCTTTTTGCTCTCCGTATTCGATTATATCTTTTAAGGTAATTTTGGATAATTCATCAAAAATAGCCTTTTGTACTCTTTTCCATACAAAGTCAGCGGGACAAGCATCTTGATTTGTACATGTTCCTTTTGTAACACAATCATAAGAATTTAAAGGCACTTCTAATGCCTCAACTATTTCTGATAGCTTTACATCCTCAGGATTTTTTGTTAAGTTGAATCCTCCAAATTTGCCTCTACCTGAGTCTACAATACCTGCTCTTTTTAATTCGGAAAATATTTTGGCTAAAAATTCATTAGGTATTTCTGTATTTTCAGAAATATTAAATATTGATACATAATTTTTTTCTTCATTTTGACTTTGTATATTTTGTAATTTATATAACTCGTATAATCCTCTTAGGGCATAACAACTTTTTATTGTTAGCGACATCTTTTTCCCACCTTTTAATACATGTTCCAAAAAAAATTAAAGCTCAGTTAAATAGGCCTTTTTAAACACAAGGCTTCCTTTCTTAGCAAATGGTACTATGTCGAACATGTTTATTTCAAAACAGAAATCCAAGTCTTCTTTGAATCCTAATTTTTTTAGTCTAGTTGCATGTGTGGAATTTTTAATTTCATTTTTTTTAGCGCTAGCTAACTTAAGGGCGATTTTAGCACCATCGTTTATTTCTACTTGCTCTGAATAT is a window of Defluviitoga tunisiensis DNA encoding:
- a CDS encoding carbohydrate kinase family protein, translated to MISIDVIGDIFLDIYIIQEQGEDIHKSEIYMFPGGSRLIIAIGLAKRGYNVRLIGNVGNDFVGDYLIKILTRYGVDVDYVQRMDMRTPLFVNINEKPIAIDRQLLDCDVLLPNNKSDYLFITTEISEEVINRDLFSYYKKVFFDIGPRSKIISNNHKKYNNVLYIGNEKECKELPFTCDVIKLGVNHPPPIEVGACRNTSSVD
- a CDS encoding RrF2 family transcriptional regulator; this encodes MSLTIKSCYALRGLYELYKLQNIQSQNEEKNYVSIFNISENTEIPNEFLAKIFSELKRAGIVDSGRGKFGGFNLTKNPEDVKLSEIVEALEVPLNSYDCVTKGTCTNQDACPADFVWKRVQKAIFDELSKITLKDIIEYGEQKGNVSPI
- a CDS encoding heavy metal translocating P-type ATPase, encoding MKKKELILEGLSCANCAVKIEEEIKKLEGANDVSINFVTKTLKVNVDDENKLKEIEKIVKEIEPDVKVYDKDKIQKSFQKKNELDDHENKFNKRDEISRLLYSLTIFIIAILVKEPFGLKLSLFIVSYIISGWKVLYRSFINIKKGLIFDENFLMSIATIGAFSIGQFAEAVGVMIFYEIGELLQALAVDNSRRSIKSLLEIRPDYANLLDDGRTYKVAPQEVSVGQLILVKPGERIPLDGVVIRGSTMVDTSALTGEPVPKTIKEGDEVLSGFVNLNGSITVKVEKEYSQSTYSKILEIVETTASKKARTEKIISKFARYYTPIVVFSAIALAILPPLVFGGPFKQWLYRALVFLVISCPCALVLSIPLGYFAGIGKLSKKGVLVKGGNYLETLKNLDTIIFDKTGTLTEGVFEVTEVKAYNGINNNELLKIAAYAESHSNHPIATSIKEYYNDNIDEKLIQEYQEIVGKGVRAKINGETVLVGNMDFMLENGVDIPTIEPNGTIVYVGINNIFAGYIKISDKIRPQTKDTINKLKELGIKKTVLLTGDNEETAKRVALELGVDEYYANLLPEDKVTLLERYLSDKPSVAFVGDGINDAPVLARSDVGIAMGGLGSDAAIEAADVVIMEDDISRIIDAINVSRKTINIIWQNIIFILAVKILFLILGALGLANMWGAVFADVGVSLLAVFNCMRILK
- a CDS encoding ArsR/SmtB family transcription factor; amino-acid sequence: MVQSRKSKEKEKEEVCQTIEIHPDIVKKVQENTPSEESLNKLAEFFKIMGDQTRIKILYALFNAGEMCVCDISYVLGKTQSAISHQLRILRQAKLVKFRKEGKVVFYSLNDEHVKEILDVGYSHIKEE